A part of Notolabrus celidotus isolate fNotCel1 chromosome 21, fNotCel1.pri, whole genome shotgun sequence genomic DNA contains:
- the uhrf1bp1l gene encoding UHRF1-binding protein 1-like isoform X1, translating into MAGLIKKQILKHLSRFAKNLSPDKINLSTLKGEGQLTNLELDEEVLQSLLDLPTWLAINRVECNKAAIRIPWTKLKTHPISLTLDKVVMEMSTCDEPRPPNGPSPIATASGQSEYGFAEKVVEGMTLSINSIVIRISAKAFNASFELSQLQVYSVNTSWSLSDLRFTRIQDPQRGEILTFKEISWQMIRIEADAIQSAEHEMLSAPIRLITNQSKIRVTLKRRIKDCNVVASKLILILDDLLWVLTDSQLKAMVQYAKSLSEAMEKSAQQRKSMATEDQVSSAPPSAQQVRTQQASTAADQSATMAKLFSAYDVCETSHHLQITHLDLHICDDIHAKDKVINKRITGGAMQLSFSSITLDYYPFHRAGDSCVHWMHYSEATKTREGWARSLLDEFKSNVEMLKSTVRDQQGPAPANTSPQHMSLRDDLYGPLGSQERSGGEGVGLREAEGGLLEWSSHTQPPAQCCWCLEPGKINTSSSAAFSPPPTQSPKTQLMSSSVVLRMADFSIYQVSTADQRRSSPKTMISCNKKSLYLPPEMPAIHVEFTEYYFPDGKDYPIPCPNLYAQLNALQLVLDPRSLIWINLFALDLRQSLEQFMEIYKLSDSQKPEEHVDVKVDGLMLKLVIPTDRDASSPPDLPRSISVQTSEMVATNTRHPSNCTRSHLEALLQAFEEEPFYSPSYSSFPRSSSSSPLLHPVFQRHAHEQDTKLHEIYRGLTVPTLGTDALKMPAASDFWALHFAQFWVDYEGTRGGKGRPQPFVDSFPLTVWACQPAKIVQHQERLRGAAGSGMSRSTSGEAVARLQRKRLLKEYYSSDGSQSNDATQPASNGLHKPHSLDSLPSSSSSLSSSSKSANVQILVHVQKHLSAQVSHRQYVFLMQLQRSIKALQQTLQQDHESMGSKRDRKDPSQRSEDHQPFTACLGLLLKSAEVSLLLKPVSQPEGSGSPMGSELSPSESRGTLEPGSDAGEGAEKSERGSEGVGSGSEGGAAKTACNAVDQLLCGDGSEGPAPLVPSATSATRAELNHRGSLDDRTTAKSSGRRSSEEGGEMVLEGLAGGEDGVDSKTGTGDPMLDPLSCKDWSDKDAASGKMPQSISSGRLMRDRSQSSFSVSYKNMKKSPSLQSLDNISIDSYLMEDGDTCSLLERDDVSMSGFKDAISEQSATESTTEAVIGPEQEGGVSPDTVSATSQSIDDPTKDTVSVLVLKVRSVCVAMEAEGESTAVALEVGKVTPSQLGNVSLRQYLSNRSLAGGELDSASTSGLHSPEVRARLESGPCAAAHSPLAERNGFLQLRLHGYQASFLMSTMRNLANFLEDDSAPQVLPMEISVRDTHINLKDDGPRDNPSDSEPSPITLHVDSLIIHRKDDGSFSVGVDTAVDDKARKDAVMTDSTLSPVPETVGSVCTVPKGTQTPALPTSPPPSSKEKMLTEENECLKLELSRAKMALAEAQMEKDSLLHRMKNLKVNTS; encoded by the exons GTTTGCTAAAAATCTGTCTCCGGACAAGATCAACCTGAGCACACTGAAGGGGGAGGGCCAGCTGACCAACCTGGAGCTGGACGAGGAGGTTCTCCAGAGCCTGCTCGACCTGCCCACCTGGCTCGCCATCAACCGCGTGGAATGCAACAAGGCCGCCATCAGG ATACCATGGACCAAGTTGAAGACTCACCCGATCTCTTTG ACCCTGGATAAAGTGGTGATGGAGATGAGTACCTGCGATGAGCCACGTCCCCCCAATGGCCCGTCTCCCATAGCAACAGCATCAGGGCAAAG CGAGTACGGCTTTGCAGAGAAGGTGGTCGAGGGGATGACACTGTCCATCAACTCCATCGTCATTAGGATTAGCGCCAAGGCCTTCAACGCCTCCTTTGAGCTCTCGCAGCTGCAGGTCTACAGCGTCAACACCAGCTGGAGCCTGAGCGACCTGCGCTTCACCCGCATCCAGGACCCTCAGAGGGGAGAG ATTCTAACGTTCAAGGAGATCAGCTGGCAGATGATCCGCATCGAGGCCGACGCCATACAGAGCGCCGAGCACGAGATGCTGAGCGCCCCGATTCGCCTCATCACGAACCAGTCCAAGATCAGAGTCACACTGAAGAGACGG ATTAAGGACTGCAACGTGGTGGCCTCCAAGCTGATCCTGATCCTGGACGACCTGCTCTGGGTGCTGACCGACTCCCAGCTCAAAGCCATGGTGCAGTACGCCAAGTCTCTGAGCGAGGCCATGGAGAAGTCGGCGCAGCAGAGGAAGAGCATGGCCACGGAAGACCAG GTGTCGTCAGCCCCCCCCTCAGCCCAGCAGGTGCGCACCCAGCAggcatccacagcagcagaccaGAGTGCCACGATGGCCAAGCTGTTCAGCGCCTATGACGTGTGTGAGACGTCCCACCACCTCCAGATCACGCACCTCGACCTGCACATCTGCGACGACATCCATGCCAAGGACAAAG TGATCAACAAGAGGATAACAGGTGGAGCCATGCAGCTTTCCTTCAGCTCCATCACTCTGGACTACTATCCTTTCCACAGAGCAG GTGACAGTTGTGTTCACTGGATGCACTACAGCGAGGCCACAAAGACGAGGGAGGGCTGGGCTCGGAGTCTGCTCGATGAGTTTAAATCCAACGTGGAAATGTTAAAGAGCACAGTCCGTGACCAGCAGGGTCCGGCCCCTGCCAACACTTCCCCTCAACACA TGTCCCTTAGGGACGATCTGTATGGGCCTCTAGGAAGTCAGGAGAGatcaggaggagaaggagtaGGGCTTagggaggcagagggaggaCTTCTAGAGtggagctcacacacacagcctccagCCCAGTGCTGCTGGTGCCTAGAGCCAG gTAAGATAAACACCTCCTCCAGCGccgccttcagtcctcctcccACGCAAAGCCCCAAGACCCAGCTCATGTCCAGCTCTGTGGTTCTGAGGATGGCTGACTTCAGCATCTACCAG GTGTCAACAGCAGACCAGCGTCGCTCCAGCCCTAAAACCATGATCTCCTGCAATAAGAAGTCCTTGTACCTCCCCCCTGAGATGCCAGCCATTCATGTGGAGTTCACAGAGTACTACTTCCCTGATGGCAAAGACTACCCCA TCCCGTGTCCTAACCTCTACGCCCAGCTGAATGCCTTGCAGCTGGTCCTGGACCCTCGCAGCCTGATTTGGATCAACCTGTTTGCCCTCGACCTCAGGCAGAGTCTGGAGCAGTTCATGGAGATCTACAAGCTCAGCGACTCCCAGAAACCAGAAGAGCACGTGGATGTTAAAGTGGACGGCCTCATgctcaag CTGGTGATTCCCACCGATCGAGACGCCTCCTCTCCTCCCGATCTGCCTCGATCCATCTCCGTGCAGACTTCAGAAATGGTCGCCACAAACACCCGACACCCGTCTAACTGCACCCGCTCCCACCTCGAGGCGCTGCTGCAGGCCTTCGAGGAGGAACCCTTCTACTCTCCTTCTTACTCCTCATTCCCTcgctcctcctcgtcctcccccCTCCTGCATCCCGTCTTCCAGCGCCACGCACACGAACAAGACACCAAGCTCCACGAAATCTACCGAGGCCTGACAGTGCCGACGTTGGGCACGGACGCGCTCAAGATGCCAGCCGCATCAGACTTTTGGGCGCTGCACTTCGCCCAGTTTTGGGTGGACTATGAAGGCACCCGTGGAGGCAAAGGGCGGCCACAGCCCTTCGTGGACTCCTTTCCTCTCACAGTGTGGGCGTGTCAGCCCGCTAAGATTGTCCAGCACCAGGAGAGGCTGAGAGGTGCGGCCGGATCGGGTATGTCACGGAGCACGTCTGGTGAGGCTGTGGCACGCCTGCAGAGGAAACGGTTACTGAAGGAGTATTACAGCAGTGATGGTTCTCAGAGCAACGACGCCACGCAGCCTGCCAGTAATGGACTCCATAAACCACACTCGCTGGACAGTctgccttcctcctcctcgtctctgTCATCTTCTAGTAAAAGTGCTAATGTGCAAATTCTGGTGCACGTGCAGAAGCATTTAAGTGCTCAG GTGAGCCACCGGCAGTACGTGTTCCTGATGCAGCTCCAGCGCAGCATCAAAGCCCTGCAGCAGACCCTGCAGCAGGATCACGAGTCGATGGGCTCCAAGAGGGACCGCAAAGATCCCTCCCAGCGTTCTGAAGACCACCAGCCCTTCACCGCCTGCCTGGGCCTCCTGCTGAAAAGCGCAGAGGTGTCCCTCCTCCTGAAGCCCGTCTCCCAACCAGAGGGTTCAGGGTCCCCTATGGGCTCTGAGCTGTCTCCCTCGGAGAGCCGCGGCACTCTGGAGCCTGGGAGCGACGCAGGAGAGGGCGCGGAGAAGAGCGAGAGGGGGAGCGAAGGGGTTGGATCAGGGTCCGAAGGGGGAGCAGCCAAAACTGCGTGCAACGCCGTAGACCAGCTGCTTTGCGGCGATGGCTCGGAGGGACCTGCTCCGCTCGTCCCCTCGGCTACCTCGGCTACACGTGCAGAGTTAAATCACAGAGGTTCACTGGATGATAGGACTACAGCTAAGAGCTCTGGGAGGAGGAGTTCAGAGGAAGGGGGGGAAATGGTTCTTGAAGGGTTGGCTGGGGGTGAGGATGGAGTAGACTCTAAAACGGGGACAGGGGACCCTATGCTGGACCCGCTCAGCTGCAAAGACTGGAGCGACAAAGACGCTGCATCCGGCAAGATGCCTCAGTCCATATCCAG TGGTCGTCTGATGCGAGACCGCTCCCAGTCCAGCTTCTCTGTGTCCTACAAGAACATGAAGAAGAGCCCGTCCCTGCAGTCGCTGGACAACATCTCCATAGACAGCTACCTGATGGAGGACGGAGACACGTGCAGCCTGCTGGAGAGAG ATGACGTGTCCATGTCAGGCTTCAAGGATGCCATCAGCGAGCAAAGTGCCACTGAGAGCACCACCgaggctgtgattggtccagAACAGGAGGGAGGCGTGTCCCCGGACACCGTCAGCGCTACGTCTCAGAGCATCGATGATCCCACCAAAGACACA GTGTCGGTGCTGGTGCTGAAGGTGCGGTCAGTGTGTGTCGCCATGGAGGCGGAAGGCGAGAGCACCGCCGTGGCTCTGGAGGTGGGAAAGGTCACACCGAGCCAGCTGGGCAACGTCAGCCTCAGGCAGTACCTCAGCAACCGCAGCCTGG CCGGAGGAGAGCTCGACTCTGCGTCCACCAGCGGCCTCCACAGTCCAGAGGTGAGGGCTCGCCTAGAGAGCGGGCCCTGCGCCGCAGCTCACTCCCCGCTGGCCGAACGCAACGGCTTCCTGCAGCTCCGTCTCCACGGATATCAGGCCAGCTTCTTGATGTCCACAATGCGCAACCTGGCCAACTTCCTAGAGGACGACTCTGCGCCGCAGGTGCTGCCCATGGAGATCAGCGTCAGAGACACGCACATCAACTTAAAG GACGACGGCCCCCGCGACAACCCGTCCGACTCGGAGCCCTCTCCGATCACGCTGCATGTGGACAGCCTCATCATCCACAGGAAAGACGACGGCTCCTTCTCTGTGggag TGGACACAGCAGTGGATGATAAAGCCAGGAAAGATGCGGTGATGACTGACAGCACTTTGAGTCCGGTCCCTGAGACTGTTGGCAGCGTCTGCACAGTACCAAAGGGTACACAGACTCCAGCCCTGCCCACTAGCCCCCCTCCATCCAGCAAAGAGAAG ATGCTGACGGAAGAAAACGAATGTTTGAAACTGGAGCTTTCCCGAGCCAAGATGGCGCTGGCCGAAGCTCAGATGGAGAAAGACTCGCTGCTGCACCGCATGAAGAATCTTAAAGTCAACACCAGCTAG
- the uhrf1bp1l gene encoding UHRF1-binding protein 1-like isoform X2 — MAGLIKKQILKHLSRFAKNLSPDKINLSTLKGEGQLTNLELDEEVLQSLLDLPTWLAINRVECNKAAIRIPWTKLKTHPISLTLDKVVMEMSTCDEPRPPNGPSPIATASGQSEYGFAEKVVEGMTLSINSIVIRISAKAFNASFELSQLQVYSVNTSWSLSDLRFTRIQDPQRGEILTFKEISWQMIRIEADAIQSAEHEMLSAPIRLITNQSKIRVTLKRRIKDCNVVASKLILILDDLLWVLTDSQLKAMVQYAKSLSEAMEKSAQQRKSMATEDQVSSAPPSAQQVRTQQASTAADQSATMAKLFSAYDVCETSHHLQITHLDLHICDDIHAKDKVINKRITGGAMQLSFSSITLDYYPFHRAGDSCVHWMHYSEATKTREGWARSLLDEFKSNVEMLKSTVRDQQGPAPANTSPQHSKINTSSSAAFSPPPTQSPKTQLMSSSVVLRMADFSIYQVSTADQRRSSPKTMISCNKKSLYLPPEMPAIHVEFTEYYFPDGKDYPIPCPNLYAQLNALQLVLDPRSLIWINLFALDLRQSLEQFMEIYKLSDSQKPEEHVDVKVDGLMLKLVIPTDRDASSPPDLPRSISVQTSEMVATNTRHPSNCTRSHLEALLQAFEEEPFYSPSYSSFPRSSSSSPLLHPVFQRHAHEQDTKLHEIYRGLTVPTLGTDALKMPAASDFWALHFAQFWVDYEGTRGGKGRPQPFVDSFPLTVWACQPAKIVQHQERLRGAAGSGMSRSTSGEAVARLQRKRLLKEYYSSDGSQSNDATQPASNGLHKPHSLDSLPSSSSSLSSSSKSANVQILVHVQKHLSAQVSHRQYVFLMQLQRSIKALQQTLQQDHESMGSKRDRKDPSQRSEDHQPFTACLGLLLKSAEVSLLLKPVSQPEGSGSPMGSELSPSESRGTLEPGSDAGEGAEKSERGSEGVGSGSEGGAAKTACNAVDQLLCGDGSEGPAPLVPSATSATRAELNHRGSLDDRTTAKSSGRRSSEEGGEMVLEGLAGGEDGVDSKTGTGDPMLDPLSCKDWSDKDAASGKMPQSISSGRLMRDRSQSSFSVSYKNMKKSPSLQSLDNISIDSYLMEDGDTCSLLERDDVSMSGFKDAISEQSATESTTEAVIGPEQEGGVSPDTVSATSQSIDDPTKDTVSVLVLKVRSVCVAMEAEGESTAVALEVGKVTPSQLGNVSLRQYLSNRSLAGGELDSASTSGLHSPEVRARLESGPCAAAHSPLAERNGFLQLRLHGYQASFLMSTMRNLANFLEDDSAPQVLPMEISVRDTHINLKDDGPRDNPSDSEPSPITLHVDSLIIHRKDDGSFSVGVDTAVDDKARKDAVMTDSTLSPVPETVGSVCTVPKGTQTPALPTSPPPSSKEKMLTEENECLKLELSRAKMALAEAQMEKDSLLHRMKNLKVNTS; from the exons GTTTGCTAAAAATCTGTCTCCGGACAAGATCAACCTGAGCACACTGAAGGGGGAGGGCCAGCTGACCAACCTGGAGCTGGACGAGGAGGTTCTCCAGAGCCTGCTCGACCTGCCCACCTGGCTCGCCATCAACCGCGTGGAATGCAACAAGGCCGCCATCAGG ATACCATGGACCAAGTTGAAGACTCACCCGATCTCTTTG ACCCTGGATAAAGTGGTGATGGAGATGAGTACCTGCGATGAGCCACGTCCCCCCAATGGCCCGTCTCCCATAGCAACAGCATCAGGGCAAAG CGAGTACGGCTTTGCAGAGAAGGTGGTCGAGGGGATGACACTGTCCATCAACTCCATCGTCATTAGGATTAGCGCCAAGGCCTTCAACGCCTCCTTTGAGCTCTCGCAGCTGCAGGTCTACAGCGTCAACACCAGCTGGAGCCTGAGCGACCTGCGCTTCACCCGCATCCAGGACCCTCAGAGGGGAGAG ATTCTAACGTTCAAGGAGATCAGCTGGCAGATGATCCGCATCGAGGCCGACGCCATACAGAGCGCCGAGCACGAGATGCTGAGCGCCCCGATTCGCCTCATCACGAACCAGTCCAAGATCAGAGTCACACTGAAGAGACGG ATTAAGGACTGCAACGTGGTGGCCTCCAAGCTGATCCTGATCCTGGACGACCTGCTCTGGGTGCTGACCGACTCCCAGCTCAAAGCCATGGTGCAGTACGCCAAGTCTCTGAGCGAGGCCATGGAGAAGTCGGCGCAGCAGAGGAAGAGCATGGCCACGGAAGACCAG GTGTCGTCAGCCCCCCCCTCAGCCCAGCAGGTGCGCACCCAGCAggcatccacagcagcagaccaGAGTGCCACGATGGCCAAGCTGTTCAGCGCCTATGACGTGTGTGAGACGTCCCACCACCTCCAGATCACGCACCTCGACCTGCACATCTGCGACGACATCCATGCCAAGGACAAAG TGATCAACAAGAGGATAACAGGTGGAGCCATGCAGCTTTCCTTCAGCTCCATCACTCTGGACTACTATCCTTTCCACAGAGCAG GTGACAGTTGTGTTCACTGGATGCACTACAGCGAGGCCACAAAGACGAGGGAGGGCTGGGCTCGGAGTCTGCTCGATGAGTTTAAATCCAACGTGGAAATGTTAAAGAGCACAGTCCGTGACCAGCAGGGTCCGGCCCCTGCCAACACTTCCCCTCAACACA gTAAGATAAACACCTCCTCCAGCGccgccttcagtcctcctcccACGCAAAGCCCCAAGACCCAGCTCATGTCCAGCTCTGTGGTTCTGAGGATGGCTGACTTCAGCATCTACCAG GTGTCAACAGCAGACCAGCGTCGCTCCAGCCCTAAAACCATGATCTCCTGCAATAAGAAGTCCTTGTACCTCCCCCCTGAGATGCCAGCCATTCATGTGGAGTTCACAGAGTACTACTTCCCTGATGGCAAAGACTACCCCA TCCCGTGTCCTAACCTCTACGCCCAGCTGAATGCCTTGCAGCTGGTCCTGGACCCTCGCAGCCTGATTTGGATCAACCTGTTTGCCCTCGACCTCAGGCAGAGTCTGGAGCAGTTCATGGAGATCTACAAGCTCAGCGACTCCCAGAAACCAGAAGAGCACGTGGATGTTAAAGTGGACGGCCTCATgctcaag CTGGTGATTCCCACCGATCGAGACGCCTCCTCTCCTCCCGATCTGCCTCGATCCATCTCCGTGCAGACTTCAGAAATGGTCGCCACAAACACCCGACACCCGTCTAACTGCACCCGCTCCCACCTCGAGGCGCTGCTGCAGGCCTTCGAGGAGGAACCCTTCTACTCTCCTTCTTACTCCTCATTCCCTcgctcctcctcgtcctcccccCTCCTGCATCCCGTCTTCCAGCGCCACGCACACGAACAAGACACCAAGCTCCACGAAATCTACCGAGGCCTGACAGTGCCGACGTTGGGCACGGACGCGCTCAAGATGCCAGCCGCATCAGACTTTTGGGCGCTGCACTTCGCCCAGTTTTGGGTGGACTATGAAGGCACCCGTGGAGGCAAAGGGCGGCCACAGCCCTTCGTGGACTCCTTTCCTCTCACAGTGTGGGCGTGTCAGCCCGCTAAGATTGTCCAGCACCAGGAGAGGCTGAGAGGTGCGGCCGGATCGGGTATGTCACGGAGCACGTCTGGTGAGGCTGTGGCACGCCTGCAGAGGAAACGGTTACTGAAGGAGTATTACAGCAGTGATGGTTCTCAGAGCAACGACGCCACGCAGCCTGCCAGTAATGGACTCCATAAACCACACTCGCTGGACAGTctgccttcctcctcctcgtctctgTCATCTTCTAGTAAAAGTGCTAATGTGCAAATTCTGGTGCACGTGCAGAAGCATTTAAGTGCTCAG GTGAGCCACCGGCAGTACGTGTTCCTGATGCAGCTCCAGCGCAGCATCAAAGCCCTGCAGCAGACCCTGCAGCAGGATCACGAGTCGATGGGCTCCAAGAGGGACCGCAAAGATCCCTCCCAGCGTTCTGAAGACCACCAGCCCTTCACCGCCTGCCTGGGCCTCCTGCTGAAAAGCGCAGAGGTGTCCCTCCTCCTGAAGCCCGTCTCCCAACCAGAGGGTTCAGGGTCCCCTATGGGCTCTGAGCTGTCTCCCTCGGAGAGCCGCGGCACTCTGGAGCCTGGGAGCGACGCAGGAGAGGGCGCGGAGAAGAGCGAGAGGGGGAGCGAAGGGGTTGGATCAGGGTCCGAAGGGGGAGCAGCCAAAACTGCGTGCAACGCCGTAGACCAGCTGCTTTGCGGCGATGGCTCGGAGGGACCTGCTCCGCTCGTCCCCTCGGCTACCTCGGCTACACGTGCAGAGTTAAATCACAGAGGTTCACTGGATGATAGGACTACAGCTAAGAGCTCTGGGAGGAGGAGTTCAGAGGAAGGGGGGGAAATGGTTCTTGAAGGGTTGGCTGGGGGTGAGGATGGAGTAGACTCTAAAACGGGGACAGGGGACCCTATGCTGGACCCGCTCAGCTGCAAAGACTGGAGCGACAAAGACGCTGCATCCGGCAAGATGCCTCAGTCCATATCCAG TGGTCGTCTGATGCGAGACCGCTCCCAGTCCAGCTTCTCTGTGTCCTACAAGAACATGAAGAAGAGCCCGTCCCTGCAGTCGCTGGACAACATCTCCATAGACAGCTACCTGATGGAGGACGGAGACACGTGCAGCCTGCTGGAGAGAG ATGACGTGTCCATGTCAGGCTTCAAGGATGCCATCAGCGAGCAAAGTGCCACTGAGAGCACCACCgaggctgtgattggtccagAACAGGAGGGAGGCGTGTCCCCGGACACCGTCAGCGCTACGTCTCAGAGCATCGATGATCCCACCAAAGACACA GTGTCGGTGCTGGTGCTGAAGGTGCGGTCAGTGTGTGTCGCCATGGAGGCGGAAGGCGAGAGCACCGCCGTGGCTCTGGAGGTGGGAAAGGTCACACCGAGCCAGCTGGGCAACGTCAGCCTCAGGCAGTACCTCAGCAACCGCAGCCTGG CCGGAGGAGAGCTCGACTCTGCGTCCACCAGCGGCCTCCACAGTCCAGAGGTGAGGGCTCGCCTAGAGAGCGGGCCCTGCGCCGCAGCTCACTCCCCGCTGGCCGAACGCAACGGCTTCCTGCAGCTCCGTCTCCACGGATATCAGGCCAGCTTCTTGATGTCCACAATGCGCAACCTGGCCAACTTCCTAGAGGACGACTCTGCGCCGCAGGTGCTGCCCATGGAGATCAGCGTCAGAGACACGCACATCAACTTAAAG GACGACGGCCCCCGCGACAACCCGTCCGACTCGGAGCCCTCTCCGATCACGCTGCATGTGGACAGCCTCATCATCCACAGGAAAGACGACGGCTCCTTCTCTGTGggag TGGACACAGCAGTGGATGATAAAGCCAGGAAAGATGCGGTGATGACTGACAGCACTTTGAGTCCGGTCCCTGAGACTGTTGGCAGCGTCTGCACAGTACCAAAGGGTACACAGACTCCAGCCCTGCCCACTAGCCCCCCTCCATCCAGCAAAGAGAAG ATGCTGACGGAAGAAAACGAATGTTTGAAACTGGAGCTTTCCCGAGCCAAGATGGCGCTGGCCGAAGCTCAGATGGAGAAAGACTCGCTGCTGCACCGCATGAAGAATCTTAAAGTCAACACCAGCTAG